One Mugil cephalus isolate CIBA_MC_2020 chromosome 8, CIBA_Mcephalus_1.1, whole genome shotgun sequence genomic window carries:
- the LOC125011835 gene encoding ral guanine nucleotide dissociation stimulator-like isoform X7 — MVFFSGTYTEAHSVKPGQLVEMFDSSWKVRNIWDGVRLEVVEDRSPVVLHSFTHLDPDLPLLESSTQEIGEEAEEDAIFTISLRKVQLHQSASKGQRWLGVDTDSALSLYETCKVRTIKAGTLERLVEYMVSAFRGKDSTYVTIFLCTYRSFATTKQVLDLLLNRYAKLQNVPAATAHKVSQDDCTELRNTVSSILGAWLDQYSEDFWSPPNYDCLHQLLSYLHLHFPGSDLERRARNLLAHFLRRQQCEPDPDGEHIGCPFATQEESGFEDELPAFSFLSFDPIMVAEQFTLMDADLFKKVVPYHCLGGIWSQRDKKGKEHLAPTIRATVAQFNSVTNCVITTCLSNPTLKPNQRARLVERWIDVARECRILKNFSSLRAILSALQCNAIHRLKRTWEEVSRESFRTFRELSEIFSDDNNYSLSRELLVKEGTSKFATLEINPKRAQRRHQQQRDLGVMQGTIPYLGTFLTDLVMMDTAMKDYTEGGLINFEKRRKEFEVIAQIKLLQLASNNYSFTQDSHFKEWFAGVEKLSEAESYSLSCDIEPLSESASNTLRAKKNGGIMKRWSDRQLTEAGSSSTAGSHSKSFDHSHYRPYQGGGGDSGDALSVTSVSSSGSDLEDVNASFLSDSPEGHERKTSTPSVKLTVSALGKEAPSADAASTFWECTSLSSLDTSGMGSSSGSASGSSSASSSSVSSSTPLSASRSHKRSVSAVSNYSTLSLPLYNQQVDDCCIIRVSLDVENGNMYKSILVTSQDKTPAVIRKAMIKHNLERENTEDYELMQKISEDKELRIPDNANVFYAMNSTANYDFVLKKRGPARPVRAKNVASSTLPRMKQKGLKIAKGIF; from the exons ATGGTCTTTTTCTCAGGGACTTATACCGAGGCGCACAGCGTCAAGCCGGGACAGCTGGTCGAGATGTTTGACTCGTCGTGGAAGGTGCGGAACATTTGGGACGGGGTGAGGCTGGAAGTGGTCGAGGACCGCAGCCCGGTGGTCCTGCACAGTTTCACCCACCTGGACCCGGACTTGCCGCTgctggag AGCTCAACGCAGGAGATCGGCGAGGAGGCCGAGGAGGACGCCATTTTCACTATCTCGCTAAGGAAAGTGCAGCTCCACCAGTCGGCCAGTAAGGGGCAGCGATGGCTGGGCGTGGACACAGACTCTGCCCTGAGCCTCTACGAGACCTGCAAGGTGCGAACCATCAAGGCCGGCACGCTGGAAAGGCTGGTGGAGTACATGGTGTCAGCGTTCAGGGGAAAAGACTCCACCTACGTCACCATCTTCCTTTGCACCTACCGCTCCTTTGCCACCACCAAGCAGGTGCTGGATCTCCTGCTCAACAG GTATGCCAAGCTCCAAAATGTGCCTGCAGCCACAGCTCACAAAGTTTCCCAGGACGATTGTACAGAGCTGAGAAA TACTGTTTCATCCATCCTGGGCGCCTGGCTGGACCAGTACTCGGAGGACTTCTGGAGCCCTCCCAACTATGACTGTCTGCACCAGCTCCTGTCCTACCTCCACCTTCACTTCCCTGGGTCAGACCTGGAGCGCCGTGCCCGCAATCTGCTGGCCCACTTCCTCCGCCGACAGCAGTGTGAGCCTGATCCTGATG GGGAACACATCGGCTGCCCTTTTGCCACTCAGGAAGAGAGCGGCTTTGAGGACGAGCTTCCTGCGTTTAGCTTCCTGTCGTTTGACCCCATCATGGTCGCAGAGCAGTTCACGCTCATGGACGCG GATCTGTTTAAGAAGGTGGTGCCCTACCACTGCCTGGGGGGAATTTGGTCTCAACGGGATAAGAAGGGTAAGGAGCACCTGGCCCCCACCATCAGAGCCACTGTGGCCCAGTTCAACTCCGTCACCAACTGTGTCATCACCACCTGCCTGAGCAACCCGACCCTGAAGCCCAATCAGAGAGCCCGGTTAGTGGAGAGGTGGATAGACGTGGCTCGG GAATGTCGGATTCTGAAGAACTTCTCCTCTCTGAGAGCCATCCTGTCCGCCCTGCAGTGCAACGCCATTCACCGCCTGAAGAGGACCTGGGAGGAAGTATCGCG GGAAAGTTTCAGGACCTTTCGTGAGCTGTCTGAGATCTTCTCTGATGACAACAACTACTCGCTCAGCCGAGAGCTGTTGGTGAAG gagGGAACCTCCAAGTTTGCAACATTAGAAATCAACCCCAAACGAGCTCAGAGGAgacaccagcagcagagagacCTG GGAGTGATGCAGGGGACCATTCCTTACCTGGGCACTTTCTTAACGGACCTGGTGATGATGGACACTGCTATGAAGGATTACACTGAG ggtgGTCTGATCAACtttgagaagagaagaaag GAGTTTGAAGTGATTGCTCAGATCAAACTGCTCCAGCTGGCCTCCAACAACTACAGTTTCACTCAGGACAGCCACTTCAAGGAGTGGTTCGCTGGTGTGGAGAAGCTCAGCGAGGCAGAAAG CTACAGTCTGTCTTGCGATATCGAGCCTTTGTCGGAGTCGGCCAGCAATACACTCAGAGCCAAGAAGAACGGAGGAATCATGAAACGCTGGAGCGA CCGGCAGTTGACGGAGGCTGGCTCCAGCAGTACCGCCGGTTCTCATTCCAAATCCTTTGACCACTCGCATTACAGGCCTTATCAAGGAGGTGGGGGGGACAGTGGCGACGCTCTCAGCGTCACCTCTGTCAGCTCTAGTGGTTCAGACCTGGAGGACGTGAATGCCAGCTTCCTGTCTGATTCACCTGAGGGACATGAGAGAAAG ACGTCGACTCCTTCAGTGAAACTCACCGTCTCAGCTTTGGGGAAAGAAGCTCCATCTGCAGATGCAGCCTCAACG TTCTGGGAGTGTACTTCTCTGTCATCTCTGGACACctctgggatgggctccagctcTGGCTCGGCCTCCGGCTCCAGCAGCGCCTCCTCGTCCTCCGTCTCATCCTCCACGCCACTGTCAGCCTCACGCTCGCACAAACGCTCTGTGTCAGCGGTATCAAACTACTCAACTCTGTCGCTGCCGCTGTACAACCAGCAGGTGGACGACTGCTGCATCATCAGGGTCAGCTTGGATGTGGAGAATGGCAACATGTACAAGAGCATCCTG GTGACGAGTCAAGACAAAACTCCAGCAGTTATCAGGAAGGCAATGATCAAACACAACCTGGAGCGTGAGAACACAGAGGACTACGAGCTGATGCAGAAAATCTCAGAAGACAAAG AACTTCGAATCCCTGACAACGCCAACGTCTTCTACGCCATGAACTCCACTGCCAACTACGACTTTGTGCTGAAGAAGCGTGGCCCCGCCCGGCCTGTTCGCGCCAAGAACGTGGCCAGTTCGACGCTGCCACGCATGAAACAGAAAGGACTGAAAATCGCCAAAGGGATTTTCTGA
- the LOC125011835 gene encoding ral guanine nucleotide dissociation stimulator-like isoform X1, which produces MVFFSGTYTEAHSVKPGQLVEMFDSSWKVRNIWDGVRLEVVEDRSPVVLHSFTHLDPDLPLLESSTQEIGEEAEEDAIFTISLRKVQLHQSASKGQRWLGVDTDSALSLYETCKVRTIKAGTLERLVEYMVSAFRGKDSTYVTIFLCTYRSFATTKQVLDLLLNRYAKLQNVPAATAHKVSQDDCTELRNTVSSILGAWLDQYSEDFWSPPNYDCLHQLLSYLHLHFPGSDLERRARNLLAHFLRRQQCEPDPDGEHIGCPFATQEESGFEDELPAFSFLSFDPIMVAEQFTLMDADLFKKVVPYHCLGGIWSQRDKKGKEHLAPTIRATVAQFNSVTNCVITTCLSNPTLKPNQRARLVERWIDVARECRILKNFSSLRAILSALQCNAIHRLKRTWEEVSRESFRTFRELSEIFSDDNNYSLSRELLVKEGTSKFATLEINPKRAQRRHQQQRDLGVMQGTIPYLGTFLTDLVMMDTAMKDYTEGGLINFEKRRKEFEVIAQIKLLQLASNNYSFTQDSHFKEWFAGVEKLSEAESYSLSCDIEPLSESASNTLRAKKNGGIMKRWSDRQLTEAGSSSTAGSHSKSFDHSHYRPYQGGGGDSGDALSVTSVSSSGSDLEDVNASFLSDSPEGHERKTSTPSVKLTVSALGKEAPSADAASTVRTHQIDMKQLPAAKADCDLTSRRLCLDQKVALERTTKTTANDQMVHSFCTCVRGNTSSYQQFWECTSLSSLDTSGMGSSSGSASGSSSASSSSVSSSTPLSASRSHKRSVSAVSNYSTLSLPLYNQQVDDCCIIRVSLDVENGNMYKSILVTSQDKTPAVIRKAMIKHNLERENTEDYELMQKISEDKELRIPDNANVFYAMNSTANYDFVLKKRGPARPVRAKNVASSTLPRMKQKGLKIAKGIF; this is translated from the exons ATGGTCTTTTTCTCAGGGACTTATACCGAGGCGCACAGCGTCAAGCCGGGACAGCTGGTCGAGATGTTTGACTCGTCGTGGAAGGTGCGGAACATTTGGGACGGGGTGAGGCTGGAAGTGGTCGAGGACCGCAGCCCGGTGGTCCTGCACAGTTTCACCCACCTGGACCCGGACTTGCCGCTgctggag AGCTCAACGCAGGAGATCGGCGAGGAGGCCGAGGAGGACGCCATTTTCACTATCTCGCTAAGGAAAGTGCAGCTCCACCAGTCGGCCAGTAAGGGGCAGCGATGGCTGGGCGTGGACACAGACTCTGCCCTGAGCCTCTACGAGACCTGCAAGGTGCGAACCATCAAGGCCGGCACGCTGGAAAGGCTGGTGGAGTACATGGTGTCAGCGTTCAGGGGAAAAGACTCCACCTACGTCACCATCTTCCTTTGCACCTACCGCTCCTTTGCCACCACCAAGCAGGTGCTGGATCTCCTGCTCAACAG GTATGCCAAGCTCCAAAATGTGCCTGCAGCCACAGCTCACAAAGTTTCCCAGGACGATTGTACAGAGCTGAGAAA TACTGTTTCATCCATCCTGGGCGCCTGGCTGGACCAGTACTCGGAGGACTTCTGGAGCCCTCCCAACTATGACTGTCTGCACCAGCTCCTGTCCTACCTCCACCTTCACTTCCCTGGGTCAGACCTGGAGCGCCGTGCCCGCAATCTGCTGGCCCACTTCCTCCGCCGACAGCAGTGTGAGCCTGATCCTGATG GGGAACACATCGGCTGCCCTTTTGCCACTCAGGAAGAGAGCGGCTTTGAGGACGAGCTTCCTGCGTTTAGCTTCCTGTCGTTTGACCCCATCATGGTCGCAGAGCAGTTCACGCTCATGGACGCG GATCTGTTTAAGAAGGTGGTGCCCTACCACTGCCTGGGGGGAATTTGGTCTCAACGGGATAAGAAGGGTAAGGAGCACCTGGCCCCCACCATCAGAGCCACTGTGGCCCAGTTCAACTCCGTCACCAACTGTGTCATCACCACCTGCCTGAGCAACCCGACCCTGAAGCCCAATCAGAGAGCCCGGTTAGTGGAGAGGTGGATAGACGTGGCTCGG GAATGTCGGATTCTGAAGAACTTCTCCTCTCTGAGAGCCATCCTGTCCGCCCTGCAGTGCAACGCCATTCACCGCCTGAAGAGGACCTGGGAGGAAGTATCGCG GGAAAGTTTCAGGACCTTTCGTGAGCTGTCTGAGATCTTCTCTGATGACAACAACTACTCGCTCAGCCGAGAGCTGTTGGTGAAG gagGGAACCTCCAAGTTTGCAACATTAGAAATCAACCCCAAACGAGCTCAGAGGAgacaccagcagcagagagacCTG GGAGTGATGCAGGGGACCATTCCTTACCTGGGCACTTTCTTAACGGACCTGGTGATGATGGACACTGCTATGAAGGATTACACTGAG ggtgGTCTGATCAACtttgagaagagaagaaag GAGTTTGAAGTGATTGCTCAGATCAAACTGCTCCAGCTGGCCTCCAACAACTACAGTTTCACTCAGGACAGCCACTTCAAGGAGTGGTTCGCTGGTGTGGAGAAGCTCAGCGAGGCAGAAAG CTACAGTCTGTCTTGCGATATCGAGCCTTTGTCGGAGTCGGCCAGCAATACACTCAGAGCCAAGAAGAACGGAGGAATCATGAAACGCTGGAGCGA CCGGCAGTTGACGGAGGCTGGCTCCAGCAGTACCGCCGGTTCTCATTCCAAATCCTTTGACCACTCGCATTACAGGCCTTATCAAGGAGGTGGGGGGGACAGTGGCGACGCTCTCAGCGTCACCTCTGTCAGCTCTAGTGGTTCAGACCTGGAGGACGTGAATGCCAGCTTCCTGTCTGATTCACCTGAGGGACATGAGAGAAAG ACGTCGACTCCTTCAGTGAAACTCACCGTCTCAGCTTTGGGGAAAGAAGCTCCATCTGCAGATGCAGCCTCAACG GTACGGACACACCAAATCGACATGAAACAGCTTCCGGCAGCGAAGGCCGACTGTGACCTCACCTCACGTcgcctgtgtctggaccaaaaagttgcacttgaacgcaccacaaagactacagccaacgaCCAGATGGTGCATTCGTTCTGCACCTGCGTGAGGGGAAATACCTCTtcctaccagcag TTCTGGGAGTGTACTTCTCTGTCATCTCTGGACACctctgggatgggctccagctcTGGCTCGGCCTCCGGCTCCAGCAGCGCCTCCTCGTCCTCCGTCTCATCCTCCACGCCACTGTCAGCCTCACGCTCGCACAAACGCTCTGTGTCAGCGGTATCAAACTACTCAACTCTGTCGCTGCCGCTGTACAACCAGCAGGTGGACGACTGCTGCATCATCAGGGTCAGCTTGGATGTGGAGAATGGCAACATGTACAAGAGCATCCTG GTGACGAGTCAAGACAAAACTCCAGCAGTTATCAGGAAGGCAATGATCAAACACAACCTGGAGCGTGAGAACACAGAGGACTACGAGCTGATGCAGAAAATCTCAGAAGACAAAG AACTTCGAATCCCTGACAACGCCAACGTCTTCTACGCCATGAACTCCACTGCCAACTACGACTTTGTGCTGAAGAAGCGTGGCCCCGCCCGGCCTGTTCGCGCCAAGAACGTGGCCAGTTCGACGCTGCCACGCATGAAACAGAAAGGACTGAAAATCGCCAAAGGGATTTTCTGA
- the LOC125011835 gene encoding ral guanine nucleotide dissociation stimulator-like isoform X6, translating to MIMLEKQSSTQEIGEEAEEDAIFTISLRKVQLHQSASKGQRWLGVDTDSALSLYETCKVRTIKAGTLERLVEYMVSAFRGKDSTYVTIFLCTYRSFATTKQVLDLLLNRYAKLQNVPAATAHKVSQDDCTELRNTVSSILGAWLDQYSEDFWSPPNYDCLHQLLSYLHLHFPGSDLERRARNLLAHFLRRQQCEPDPDGEHIGCPFATQEESGFEDELPAFSFLSFDPIMVAEQFTLMDADLFKKVVPYHCLGGIWSQRDKKGKEHLAPTIRATVAQFNSVTNCVITTCLSNPTLKPNQRARLVERWIDVARECRILKNFSSLRAILSALQCNAIHRLKRTWEEVSRESFRTFRELSEIFSDDNNYSLSRELLVKEGTSKFATLEINPKRAQRRHQQQRDLGVMQGTIPYLGTFLTDLVMMDTAMKDYTEGGLINFEKRRKEFEVIAQIKLLQLASNNYSFTQDSHFKEWFAGVEKLSEAESYSLSCDIEPLSESASNTLRAKKNGGIMKRWSDRQLTEAGSSSTAGSHSKSFDHSHYRPYQGGGGDSGDALSVTSVSSSGSDLEDVNASFLSDSPEGHERKTSTPSVKLTVSALGKEAPSADAASTVRTHQIDMKQLPAAKADCDLTSRRLCLDQKVALERTTKTTANDQMVHSFCTCVRGNTSSYQQFWECTSLSSLDTSGMGSSSGSASGSSSASSSSVSSSTPLSASRSHKRSVSAVSNYSTLSLPLYNQQVDDCCIIRVSLDVENGNMYKSILVTSQDKTPAVIRKAMIKHNLERENTEDYELMQKISEDKELRIPDNANVFYAMNSTANYDFVLKKRGPARPVRAKNVASSTLPRMKQKGLKIAKGIF from the exons AGCTCAACGCAGGAGATCGGCGAGGAGGCCGAGGAGGACGCCATTTTCACTATCTCGCTAAGGAAAGTGCAGCTCCACCAGTCGGCCAGTAAGGGGCAGCGATGGCTGGGCGTGGACACAGACTCTGCCCTGAGCCTCTACGAGACCTGCAAGGTGCGAACCATCAAGGCCGGCACGCTGGAAAGGCTGGTGGAGTACATGGTGTCAGCGTTCAGGGGAAAAGACTCCACCTACGTCACCATCTTCCTTTGCACCTACCGCTCCTTTGCCACCACCAAGCAGGTGCTGGATCTCCTGCTCAACAG GTATGCCAAGCTCCAAAATGTGCCTGCAGCCACAGCTCACAAAGTTTCCCAGGACGATTGTACAGAGCTGAGAAA TACTGTTTCATCCATCCTGGGCGCCTGGCTGGACCAGTACTCGGAGGACTTCTGGAGCCCTCCCAACTATGACTGTCTGCACCAGCTCCTGTCCTACCTCCACCTTCACTTCCCTGGGTCAGACCTGGAGCGCCGTGCCCGCAATCTGCTGGCCCACTTCCTCCGCCGACAGCAGTGTGAGCCTGATCCTGATG GGGAACACATCGGCTGCCCTTTTGCCACTCAGGAAGAGAGCGGCTTTGAGGACGAGCTTCCTGCGTTTAGCTTCCTGTCGTTTGACCCCATCATGGTCGCAGAGCAGTTCACGCTCATGGACGCG GATCTGTTTAAGAAGGTGGTGCCCTACCACTGCCTGGGGGGAATTTGGTCTCAACGGGATAAGAAGGGTAAGGAGCACCTGGCCCCCACCATCAGAGCCACTGTGGCCCAGTTCAACTCCGTCACCAACTGTGTCATCACCACCTGCCTGAGCAACCCGACCCTGAAGCCCAATCAGAGAGCCCGGTTAGTGGAGAGGTGGATAGACGTGGCTCGG GAATGTCGGATTCTGAAGAACTTCTCCTCTCTGAGAGCCATCCTGTCCGCCCTGCAGTGCAACGCCATTCACCGCCTGAAGAGGACCTGGGAGGAAGTATCGCG GGAAAGTTTCAGGACCTTTCGTGAGCTGTCTGAGATCTTCTCTGATGACAACAACTACTCGCTCAGCCGAGAGCTGTTGGTGAAG gagGGAACCTCCAAGTTTGCAACATTAGAAATCAACCCCAAACGAGCTCAGAGGAgacaccagcagcagagagacCTG GGAGTGATGCAGGGGACCATTCCTTACCTGGGCACTTTCTTAACGGACCTGGTGATGATGGACACTGCTATGAAGGATTACACTGAG ggtgGTCTGATCAACtttgagaagagaagaaag GAGTTTGAAGTGATTGCTCAGATCAAACTGCTCCAGCTGGCCTCCAACAACTACAGTTTCACTCAGGACAGCCACTTCAAGGAGTGGTTCGCTGGTGTGGAGAAGCTCAGCGAGGCAGAAAG CTACAGTCTGTCTTGCGATATCGAGCCTTTGTCGGAGTCGGCCAGCAATACACTCAGAGCCAAGAAGAACGGAGGAATCATGAAACGCTGGAGCGA CCGGCAGTTGACGGAGGCTGGCTCCAGCAGTACCGCCGGTTCTCATTCCAAATCCTTTGACCACTCGCATTACAGGCCTTATCAAGGAGGTGGGGGGGACAGTGGCGACGCTCTCAGCGTCACCTCTGTCAGCTCTAGTGGTTCAGACCTGGAGGACGTGAATGCCAGCTTCCTGTCTGATTCACCTGAGGGACATGAGAGAAAG ACGTCGACTCCTTCAGTGAAACTCACCGTCTCAGCTTTGGGGAAAGAAGCTCCATCTGCAGATGCAGCCTCAACG GTACGGACACACCAAATCGACATGAAACAGCTTCCGGCAGCGAAGGCCGACTGTGACCTCACCTCACGTcgcctgtgtctggaccaaaaagttgcacttgaacgcaccacaaagactacagccaacgaCCAGATGGTGCATTCGTTCTGCACCTGCGTGAGGGGAAATACCTCTtcctaccagcag TTCTGGGAGTGTACTTCTCTGTCATCTCTGGACACctctgggatgggctccagctcTGGCTCGGCCTCCGGCTCCAGCAGCGCCTCCTCGTCCTCCGTCTCATCCTCCACGCCACTGTCAGCCTCACGCTCGCACAAACGCTCTGTGTCAGCGGTATCAAACTACTCAACTCTGTCGCTGCCGCTGTACAACCAGCAGGTGGACGACTGCTGCATCATCAGGGTCAGCTTGGATGTGGAGAATGGCAACATGTACAAGAGCATCCTG GTGACGAGTCAAGACAAAACTCCAGCAGTTATCAGGAAGGCAATGATCAAACACAACCTGGAGCGTGAGAACACAGAGGACTACGAGCTGATGCAGAAAATCTCAGAAGACAAAG AACTTCGAATCCCTGACAACGCCAACGTCTTCTACGCCATGAACTCCACTGCCAACTACGACTTTGTGCTGAAGAAGCGTGGCCCCGCCCGGCCTGTTCGCGCCAAGAACGTGGCCAGTTCGACGCTGCCACGCATGAAACAGAAAGGACTGAAAATCGCCAAAGGGATTTTCTGA
- the LOC125011835 gene encoding ral guanine nucleotide dissociation stimulator-like isoform X5, with amino-acid sequence MEAKSLFSLHRALAQPVKMCMFDFPVTILDDLSSTQEIGEEAEEDAIFTISLRKVQLHQSASKGQRWLGVDTDSALSLYETCKVRTIKAGTLERLVEYMVSAFRGKDSTYVTIFLCTYRSFATTKQVLDLLLNRYAKLQNVPAATAHKVSQDDCTELRNTVSSILGAWLDQYSEDFWSPPNYDCLHQLLSYLHLHFPGSDLERRARNLLAHFLRRQQCEPDPDGEHIGCPFATQEESGFEDELPAFSFLSFDPIMVAEQFTLMDADLFKKVVPYHCLGGIWSQRDKKGKEHLAPTIRATVAQFNSVTNCVITTCLSNPTLKPNQRARLVERWIDVARECRILKNFSSLRAILSALQCNAIHRLKRTWEEVSRESFRTFRELSEIFSDDNNYSLSRELLVKEGTSKFATLEINPKRAQRRHQQQRDLGVMQGTIPYLGTFLTDLVMMDTAMKDYTEGGLINFEKRRKEFEVIAQIKLLQLASNNYSFTQDSHFKEWFAGVEKLSEAESYSLSCDIEPLSESASNTLRAKKNGGIMKRWSDRQLTEAGSSSTAGSHSKSFDHSHYRPYQGGGGDSGDALSVTSVSSSGSDLEDVNASFLSDSPEGHERKTSTPSVKLTVSALGKEAPSADAASTVRTHQIDMKQLPAAKADCDLTSRRLCLDQKVALERTTKTTANDQMVHSFCTCVRGNTSSYQQFWECTSLSSLDTSGMGSSSGSASGSSSASSSSVSSSTPLSASRSHKRSVSAVSNYSTLSLPLYNQQVDDCCIIRVSLDVENGNMYKSILVTSQDKTPAVIRKAMIKHNLERENTEDYELMQKISEDKELRIPDNANVFYAMNSTANYDFVLKKRGPARPVRAKNVASSTLPRMKQKGLKIAKGIF; translated from the exons AGCTCAACGCAGGAGATCGGCGAGGAGGCCGAGGAGGACGCCATTTTCACTATCTCGCTAAGGAAAGTGCAGCTCCACCAGTCGGCCAGTAAGGGGCAGCGATGGCTGGGCGTGGACACAGACTCTGCCCTGAGCCTCTACGAGACCTGCAAGGTGCGAACCATCAAGGCCGGCACGCTGGAAAGGCTGGTGGAGTACATGGTGTCAGCGTTCAGGGGAAAAGACTCCACCTACGTCACCATCTTCCTTTGCACCTACCGCTCCTTTGCCACCACCAAGCAGGTGCTGGATCTCCTGCTCAACAG GTATGCCAAGCTCCAAAATGTGCCTGCAGCCACAGCTCACAAAGTTTCCCAGGACGATTGTACAGAGCTGAGAAA TACTGTTTCATCCATCCTGGGCGCCTGGCTGGACCAGTACTCGGAGGACTTCTGGAGCCCTCCCAACTATGACTGTCTGCACCAGCTCCTGTCCTACCTCCACCTTCACTTCCCTGGGTCAGACCTGGAGCGCCGTGCCCGCAATCTGCTGGCCCACTTCCTCCGCCGACAGCAGTGTGAGCCTGATCCTGATG GGGAACACATCGGCTGCCCTTTTGCCACTCAGGAAGAGAGCGGCTTTGAGGACGAGCTTCCTGCGTTTAGCTTCCTGTCGTTTGACCCCATCATGGTCGCAGAGCAGTTCACGCTCATGGACGCG GATCTGTTTAAGAAGGTGGTGCCCTACCACTGCCTGGGGGGAATTTGGTCTCAACGGGATAAGAAGGGTAAGGAGCACCTGGCCCCCACCATCAGAGCCACTGTGGCCCAGTTCAACTCCGTCACCAACTGTGTCATCACCACCTGCCTGAGCAACCCGACCCTGAAGCCCAATCAGAGAGCCCGGTTAGTGGAGAGGTGGATAGACGTGGCTCGG GAATGTCGGATTCTGAAGAACTTCTCCTCTCTGAGAGCCATCCTGTCCGCCCTGCAGTGCAACGCCATTCACCGCCTGAAGAGGACCTGGGAGGAAGTATCGCG GGAAAGTTTCAGGACCTTTCGTGAGCTGTCTGAGATCTTCTCTGATGACAACAACTACTCGCTCAGCCGAGAGCTGTTGGTGAAG gagGGAACCTCCAAGTTTGCAACATTAGAAATCAACCCCAAACGAGCTCAGAGGAgacaccagcagcagagagacCTG GGAGTGATGCAGGGGACCATTCCTTACCTGGGCACTTTCTTAACGGACCTGGTGATGATGGACACTGCTATGAAGGATTACACTGAG ggtgGTCTGATCAACtttgagaagagaagaaag GAGTTTGAAGTGATTGCTCAGATCAAACTGCTCCAGCTGGCCTCCAACAACTACAGTTTCACTCAGGACAGCCACTTCAAGGAGTGGTTCGCTGGTGTGGAGAAGCTCAGCGAGGCAGAAAG CTACAGTCTGTCTTGCGATATCGAGCCTTTGTCGGAGTCGGCCAGCAATACACTCAGAGCCAAGAAGAACGGAGGAATCATGAAACGCTGGAGCGA CCGGCAGTTGACGGAGGCTGGCTCCAGCAGTACCGCCGGTTCTCATTCCAAATCCTTTGACCACTCGCATTACAGGCCTTATCAAGGAGGTGGGGGGGACAGTGGCGACGCTCTCAGCGTCACCTCTGTCAGCTCTAGTGGTTCAGACCTGGAGGACGTGAATGCCAGCTTCCTGTCTGATTCACCTGAGGGACATGAGAGAAAG ACGTCGACTCCTTCAGTGAAACTCACCGTCTCAGCTTTGGGGAAAGAAGCTCCATCTGCAGATGCAGCCTCAACG GTACGGACACACCAAATCGACATGAAACAGCTTCCGGCAGCGAAGGCCGACTGTGACCTCACCTCACGTcgcctgtgtctggaccaaaaagttgcacttgaacgcaccacaaagactacagccaacgaCCAGATGGTGCATTCGTTCTGCACCTGCGTGAGGGGAAATACCTCTtcctaccagcag TTCTGGGAGTGTACTTCTCTGTCATCTCTGGACACctctgggatgggctccagctcTGGCTCGGCCTCCGGCTCCAGCAGCGCCTCCTCGTCCTCCGTCTCATCCTCCACGCCACTGTCAGCCTCACGCTCGCACAAACGCTCTGTGTCAGCGGTATCAAACTACTCAACTCTGTCGCTGCCGCTGTACAACCAGCAGGTGGACGACTGCTGCATCATCAGGGTCAGCTTGGATGTGGAGAATGGCAACATGTACAAGAGCATCCTG GTGACGAGTCAAGACAAAACTCCAGCAGTTATCAGGAAGGCAATGATCAAACACAACCTGGAGCGTGAGAACACAGAGGACTACGAGCTGATGCAGAAAATCTCAGAAGACAAAG AACTTCGAATCCCTGACAACGCCAACGTCTTCTACGCCATGAACTCCACTGCCAACTACGACTTTGTGCTGAAGAAGCGTGGCCCCGCCCGGCCTGTTCGCGCCAAGAACGTGGCCAGTTCGACGCTGCCACGCATGAAACAGAAAGGACTGAAAATCGCCAAAGGGATTTTCTGA